A genomic segment from Vanacampus margaritifer isolate UIUO_Vmar chromosome 3, RoL_Vmar_1.0, whole genome shotgun sequence encodes:
- the rhobtb2a gene encoding rho-related BTB domain-containing protein 2 isoform X1, which translates to MASHLQIFRHVMTSVPVSVCLDHYSAHEDEVKQGLPPGAKPHPMESCFVSRPSTNPMRHFLALRSHLTDSDMDYERPNVETIKCVVVGDNAVGKTRLICARACNATLTQYQLLATHVPTVWAIDQYRVCQEVLERSRDVVDDVSVSLRLWDTFGDHHKDRRFAYGRSDVVVLCFSIANPNSLYHVKTMWYPEIKHFCPRAPVILVGCQLDLRYADLEAVNRARRPLARPIKSNEILPPERGREVAKELGVPYYETSVVAQFGVKDVFDNAIRAALISRRHLQFWKSHLRNVQRPLLQAPFLPPKPPPPIITVPPPPTTTEEHPVGLLEDPHCADVILVLQERQKIFAHKIYLSTSSSKFYDLFIMETQSEESERPTRGPLSGRELLMRAASFDVCESSDEGDRANLRACTSDGTLKDSEGGRRGRLLSSWSRAFVSIQEELVDDPITYSPRPMTVVHMDQSMQLGPFRAVLRYLYTGQLDENEKELMHIAHIAELLEVFDLRMMVANILNNEAFMNQEITKAFHVRRTNRVKECLAKGTFSDVVFKLDDGTIMAHKPLLISSCDWMAAMFGGPFVESCTKEVLFPNTTRSCMRAVLEYLYTGRFCSRTDLDAMELIVLANRLCLPHLVALTELYTVTVLTEAAMMGADIDGEVLVYLDMAQFHGAQQLTGWCLHHICTNYNSVCRKFPRDMKAKSADNQDYFEKHRWPPVWFLKEDDHYQRARKERDKEDYLYQRRQCKRKWLFWNLPSSPNSNSSSSGSSAVI; encoded by the exons cctCGACCACTACTCCGCCCACGAAGATGAGGTTAAACAGGGGTTGCCGCCAGGTGCAAAGCCGCATCCGATGGAGTCGTGCTTTGTGTCTCGTCCCTCCACCAACCCCATGCGGCACTTCCTCGCCTTACG CTCGCATTTGACAGATTCTGATATGGACTATGAGAGGCCTAACGTTGAAACCATCAAGTGTGTGGTGGTCGGAGACAACGCCGTGGGAAAGACCCGCCTTATCTGTGCCAGGGCCTGCAACGCCACACTCACACAATACCAATTACTGGCTACACATGTGCCCACCGTCTGGGCTATAGACCAGTACAGAGTATGCCAGGAG GTTTTGGAACGCTCCAGAGATGTCGTGGATGATGTCAGTGTTTCCCTCCGTCTGTGGGATACTTTTGGAGACCACCACAAGGACAGACGTTTCGCTTACGGCAG gtCCGATGTGGTGGTCCTGTGCTTCTCCATTGCCAACCCGAACTCTCTGTATCACGTGAAGACCATGTGGTACCCGGAGATTAAACACTTCTGCCCCCGTGCGCCCGTCATCCTGGTGGGCTGTCAGCTGGACCTGCGCTACGCAGACCTGGAGGCAGTGAACAGGGCACGAAGGCCTTTGGCAAG ACCCATCAAATCCAATGAGATACTTCCACCAGAGAGAGGCCGGGAGGTGGCCAAAGAGTTAGGAGTGCCGTATTACGAAACCAGCGTTGTTGCTCAGTTTGGAGTCAAGGACGTGTTTGATAACGCTATCCGGGCTGCGCTGATCTCACGCCGCCACCTGCAGTTTTGGAAGTCTCATCTCCGAAACGTGCAGCGGCCGCTCCTCCAGGCGCCGTTCCTGCCGCCAAAACCCCCGCCGCCGATAATCACTGTGCCGCCGCCCCCGACGACCACAGAAGAGCACCCGGTCGGTCTTCTGGAGGACCCGCACTGTGCTGATGTCATCTTGGTGCTACAGGAGCGCCAAAAGATCTTTGCGCACAAGATATACTTATCAACGTCCTCCTCAAAGTTCTACGACCTGTTTATTATGGAAACGCAAAGCGAGGAGAGCGAACGGCCCACTCGCGGTCCCCTATCAGGCCGAGAGCTGCTGATGCGCGCCGCTAGCTTCGACGTGTGCGAGAGCAGCGACGAAGGCGACCGGGCCAACCTGAGAGCCTGCACCAGCGACGGAACTCTGAAAGACTCGGAGGGAGGCCGTCGGGGGCGCTTGCTTTCCTCCTGGAGCCGAGCGTTCGTCAGCATCCAGGAGGAGCTTGTGGACGACCCCATAACGTACAGTCCCAGACCCATGACCGTAGTGCACATGGACCAGTCCATGCAGTTGGGACCCTTTCGAGCAGTGCTTCGCTACCTGTACACGGGCCAGCTGGACGAGAACGAGAAGGAGCTCATGCACATTGCGCACATCGCCGAGCTGCTGGAGGTGTTCGATCTGCGCATGATGGTGGCAAACATACTCAACAATGAAGCCTTCATGAACCAAGAAATCACCAAAGCCTTCCATGTACGCCGAACAAACCGAGTCAAAGAGTGCTTGGCTAAAGGAACCTTCTCTG ATGTCGTTTTCAAGTTAGATGATGGAACCATAATGGCCCACAAGCCTCTGCTCATCTCAAGTTGTGATTGGATGGCAGCCATGTTTGGTGGACCTTTTGTGGAGAGTTGCACCAAAGAG GTGCTGTTCCCCAACACCACCCGCAGCTGTATGAGGGCCGTGCTCGAGTATCTTTACACGGGCCGCTTCTGTTCTCGCACTGACCTGGATGCGATGGAGCTTATTGTTCTTGCCAATCGTCTCTGCCTCCCCCACTTGGTTGCGCTTACAG AACTCTACACAGTAACTGTGCTGACAGAGGCCGCAATGATGGGGGCTGACATTGATGGAGAGGTTCTGGTGTATCTGGACATGGCCCAG TTCCACGGTGCCCAGCAGCTGACTGGCTGGTGCCTTCACCACATCTGCACCAACTACAACAGTGTTTGCCGCAAGTTCCCCAGAGACATGAAGGCCAAGTCTGCAG ACAACCAAGACTACTTTGAAAAGCATCGCTGGCCACCAGTGTGGTTCCTGAAAGAGGACGATCACTACCAAAGAGCTCGGAAGGAGCGTGACAAAGAGGACTACCTCTACCAGAGGCGCCAGTGTAAACGCAAGTGGCTTTTCTGGAACCTTCCCTCATCCCCCAACTCAAACTCTTCATCTTCTGGTTCATCCGCTGTCATCTGA
- the rhobtb2a gene encoding rho-related BTB domain-containing protein 2 isoform X2 has protein sequence MASHLQIFRHVMTSVPVSVCSHLTDSDMDYERPNVETIKCVVVGDNAVGKTRLICARACNATLTQYQLLATHVPTVWAIDQYRVCQEVLERSRDVVDDVSVSLRLWDTFGDHHKDRRFAYGRSDVVVLCFSIANPNSLYHVKTMWYPEIKHFCPRAPVILVGCQLDLRYADLEAVNRARRPLARPIKSNEILPPERGREVAKELGVPYYETSVVAQFGVKDVFDNAIRAALISRRHLQFWKSHLRNVQRPLLQAPFLPPKPPPPIITVPPPPTTTEEHPVGLLEDPHCADVILVLQERQKIFAHKIYLSTSSSKFYDLFIMETQSEESERPTRGPLSGRELLMRAASFDVCESSDEGDRANLRACTSDGTLKDSEGGRRGRLLSSWSRAFVSIQEELVDDPITYSPRPMTVVHMDQSMQLGPFRAVLRYLYTGQLDENEKELMHIAHIAELLEVFDLRMMVANILNNEAFMNQEITKAFHVRRTNRVKECLAKGTFSDVVFKLDDGTIMAHKPLLISSCDWMAAMFGGPFVESCTKEVLFPNTTRSCMRAVLEYLYTGRFCSRTDLDAMELIVLANRLCLPHLVALTELYTVTVLTEAAMMGADIDGEVLVYLDMAQFHGAQQLTGWCLHHICTNYNSVCRKFPRDMKAKSADNQDYFEKHRWPPVWFLKEDDHYQRARKERDKEDYLYQRRQCKRKWLFWNLPSSPNSNSSSSGSSAVI, from the exons CTCGCATTTGACAGATTCTGATATGGACTATGAGAGGCCTAACGTTGAAACCATCAAGTGTGTGGTGGTCGGAGACAACGCCGTGGGAAAGACCCGCCTTATCTGTGCCAGGGCCTGCAACGCCACACTCACACAATACCAATTACTGGCTACACATGTGCCCACCGTCTGGGCTATAGACCAGTACAGAGTATGCCAGGAG GTTTTGGAACGCTCCAGAGATGTCGTGGATGATGTCAGTGTTTCCCTCCGTCTGTGGGATACTTTTGGAGACCACCACAAGGACAGACGTTTCGCTTACGGCAG gtCCGATGTGGTGGTCCTGTGCTTCTCCATTGCCAACCCGAACTCTCTGTATCACGTGAAGACCATGTGGTACCCGGAGATTAAACACTTCTGCCCCCGTGCGCCCGTCATCCTGGTGGGCTGTCAGCTGGACCTGCGCTACGCAGACCTGGAGGCAGTGAACAGGGCACGAAGGCCTTTGGCAAG ACCCATCAAATCCAATGAGATACTTCCACCAGAGAGAGGCCGGGAGGTGGCCAAAGAGTTAGGAGTGCCGTATTACGAAACCAGCGTTGTTGCTCAGTTTGGAGTCAAGGACGTGTTTGATAACGCTATCCGGGCTGCGCTGATCTCACGCCGCCACCTGCAGTTTTGGAAGTCTCATCTCCGAAACGTGCAGCGGCCGCTCCTCCAGGCGCCGTTCCTGCCGCCAAAACCCCCGCCGCCGATAATCACTGTGCCGCCGCCCCCGACGACCACAGAAGAGCACCCGGTCGGTCTTCTGGAGGACCCGCACTGTGCTGATGTCATCTTGGTGCTACAGGAGCGCCAAAAGATCTTTGCGCACAAGATATACTTATCAACGTCCTCCTCAAAGTTCTACGACCTGTTTATTATGGAAACGCAAAGCGAGGAGAGCGAACGGCCCACTCGCGGTCCCCTATCAGGCCGAGAGCTGCTGATGCGCGCCGCTAGCTTCGACGTGTGCGAGAGCAGCGACGAAGGCGACCGGGCCAACCTGAGAGCCTGCACCAGCGACGGAACTCTGAAAGACTCGGAGGGAGGCCGTCGGGGGCGCTTGCTTTCCTCCTGGAGCCGAGCGTTCGTCAGCATCCAGGAGGAGCTTGTGGACGACCCCATAACGTACAGTCCCAGACCCATGACCGTAGTGCACATGGACCAGTCCATGCAGTTGGGACCCTTTCGAGCAGTGCTTCGCTACCTGTACACGGGCCAGCTGGACGAGAACGAGAAGGAGCTCATGCACATTGCGCACATCGCCGAGCTGCTGGAGGTGTTCGATCTGCGCATGATGGTGGCAAACATACTCAACAATGAAGCCTTCATGAACCAAGAAATCACCAAAGCCTTCCATGTACGCCGAACAAACCGAGTCAAAGAGTGCTTGGCTAAAGGAACCTTCTCTG ATGTCGTTTTCAAGTTAGATGATGGAACCATAATGGCCCACAAGCCTCTGCTCATCTCAAGTTGTGATTGGATGGCAGCCATGTTTGGTGGACCTTTTGTGGAGAGTTGCACCAAAGAG GTGCTGTTCCCCAACACCACCCGCAGCTGTATGAGGGCCGTGCTCGAGTATCTTTACACGGGCCGCTTCTGTTCTCGCACTGACCTGGATGCGATGGAGCTTATTGTTCTTGCCAATCGTCTCTGCCTCCCCCACTTGGTTGCGCTTACAG AACTCTACACAGTAACTGTGCTGACAGAGGCCGCAATGATGGGGGCTGACATTGATGGAGAGGTTCTGGTGTATCTGGACATGGCCCAG TTCCACGGTGCCCAGCAGCTGACTGGCTGGTGCCTTCACCACATCTGCACCAACTACAACAGTGTTTGCCGCAAGTTCCCCAGAGACATGAAGGCCAAGTCTGCAG ACAACCAAGACTACTTTGAAAAGCATCGCTGGCCACCAGTGTGGTTCCTGAAAGAGGACGATCACTACCAAAGAGCTCGGAAGGAGCGTGACAAAGAGGACTACCTCTACCAGAGGCGCCAGTGTAAACGCAAGTGGCTTTTCTGGAACCTTCCCTCATCCCCCAACTCAAACTCTTCATCTTCTGGTTCATCCGCTGTCATCTGA